One genomic window of Candoia aspera isolate rCanAsp1 chromosome 12, rCanAsp1.hap2, whole genome shotgun sequence includes the following:
- the MTCP1 gene encoding protein p13 MTCP-1 isoform X1, translating into MAEGEEGSDAQVPPVRLWVRRMGVYCDENQATWLVAPEEEGGTLKARIRRIPVPLGEAVRPSRLPASQLPHMWQLSEGQQYRDSNSRIWGIEHHLMIMGVEELLLKLLTSN; encoded by the exons ATGGCAGAAGGCGAGGAGGGTAGCGACGCCCAAGTCCCACCCGTCCGCCTCTGGGTACGACGGATGGGCGTCTATTGCGATGAGAACCAGGCAACATGGCTGGTGGCACCGGAAGAG GAAGGTGGGACGCTGAAAGCCCGGATCAGAAGAATCCCTGTCCCCCTGGGTGAAGCAGTGCGCCCCAGCCGCCTTCCTGCTTctcaactgccccatatgtggcAGCTTTCAGAGGGGCAGCAGTACCGGGACAGTAACTCCCGCATCTGGGGCATTGAACACCACTTAATG ATCATGGGAGTGGAAGAGCTGCTGTTGAAACTCCTGACAAGCAATTAG
- the CMC4 gene encoding cx9C motif-containing protein 4, producing the protein MAAKDPCKKYACEIQKCLQANNYLESKCEAVFQEMRRCCAQYPKGISLSCSGFKVEEEKKEKEKQVLDSSRSHTLQP; encoded by the exons ATGGCTGCAAAAGATCCTTGTAAGAAATATGCCTGTGAAATCCAGAAATGTTTGCAAG CAAACAACTACCTGGAATCTAAATGCGAAGCTGTCTTCCAGGAGATGAGACGGTGTTGTGCTCAGTATCCCAAGGGCATCTCCCTCTCTTGCTCAGGCTttaaggtggaggaggagaagaaggagaaggagaagcaggtACTGGATTCCAGTCGATCTCACACCCTACAGCCCTGA